The proteins below come from a single Pseudarthrobacter sp. SSS035 genomic window:
- a CDS encoding Lrp/AsnC family transcriptional regulator produces MQALDGTDTRLLSALARDPRRTVVALAQKLGLSRNTVQARMAQLEKRHVFLSFERRINPASLGYPLMAFISVHVQQQKLGQLAHDLAGIPEILEGYGLTGSADLLLRVVALDAEDLFRINGKILACDGVDRTDTALAMSELIPFRIQPLLERGSGDA; encoded by the coding sequence ATGCAAGCTTTGGATGGCACAGACACGCGGCTGCTTTCGGCCCTGGCCCGCGACCCCCGGCGGACAGTGGTGGCGTTGGCCCAGAAGCTGGGGCTGTCCCGGAACACCGTGCAGGCGCGCATGGCCCAGCTGGAGAAGAGGCACGTCTTCCTGTCCTTCGAACGGCGTATCAACCCGGCATCCCTGGGCTATCCGCTCATGGCGTTCATTTCCGTCCACGTCCAGCAGCAGAAACTGGGACAGCTGGCCCATGACCTCGCCGGCATTCCGGAAATCCTGGAAGGCTACGGCCTCACCGGCTCCGCTGACCTCCTGCTCCGGGTAGTGGCCCTGGATGCCGAGGACCTCTTCCGGATCAACGGGAAAATCCTGGCGTGCGATGGAGTGGACAGGACGGACACAGCACTGGCCATGAGCGAACTCATCCCGTTCCGCATCCAGCCGCTGCTCGAGCGGGGATCCGGAGACGCTTAG
- a CDS encoding alpha-ketoacid dehydrogenase subunit beta: MTQMTFARAINSGLRKSLENDPKVILMGEDIGTLGGVFRVTDGLQKDFGTHRVVDTPLAESAIMGTAVGLAYRGYRPVVEIQFDGFIYPAFDQIVSQVAKLHYRTQGAVKMPITIRVPFGGGIGSPEHHSESPEAYFTHTSGLRVVSVSNPQDAHTVIQQAILSDDPVLYFEPKRRYHDKGEVDEGIDPRTALPMDSARVVTEGTDVTLVAYGPLVKTAKDAATAAADEGISIEVIDLRSLAPVDYATVEASVRKTGRLVVTHEAGQSGGLGAEVAASITERCFYHLETAPVRITGFDIPYPYSKLEMHHLPGLDRILDGVDRALGRPNSLSGLEG; the protein is encoded by the coding sequence ATGACCCAGATGACCTTTGCCCGCGCCATCAATTCCGGCCTGCGCAAATCCCTCGAAAACGATCCAAAAGTCATCCTCATGGGCGAGGACATCGGTACCCTCGGCGGTGTTTTCCGGGTGACCGACGGCCTCCAGAAGGATTTCGGCACCCACCGTGTGGTGGACACCCCGCTGGCCGAGTCGGCCATCATGGGCACCGCCGTCGGCCTCGCCTACCGCGGTTACCGCCCGGTGGTGGAGATCCAGTTCGACGGCTTTATCTACCCTGCCTTCGACCAGATCGTGAGCCAAGTGGCCAAGCTGCACTACCGCACGCAGGGGGCCGTGAAGATGCCCATCACCATCCGCGTCCCGTTCGGAGGCGGTATCGGCTCACCCGAGCACCACTCCGAGTCGCCAGAGGCGTACTTCACACATACCTCGGGGCTTCGCGTGGTCAGCGTCTCCAACCCGCAGGATGCCCACACCGTGATCCAACAGGCAATCCTGTCCGATGACCCGGTACTGTACTTCGAGCCCAAGCGCCGCTACCACGACAAGGGTGAAGTGGATGAGGGCATCGATCCGCGCACCGCGCTGCCCATGGACTCCGCCCGCGTTGTCACCGAGGGCACGGACGTGACGCTTGTGGCCTACGGGCCGTTGGTGAAGACGGCCAAGGACGCAGCAACCGCAGCCGCCGACGAAGGCATCTCCATCGAGGTCATCGACCTGCGCTCGCTGGCACCCGTGGACTACGCCACCGTTGAAGCATCCGTCCGGAAAACGGGCAGGCTGGTGGTCACCCATGAAGCCGGCCAGTCCGGTGGCCTGGGCGCCGAAGTTGCGGCCAGCATTACCGAGCGGTGCTTCTACCACCTCGAAACCGCCCCCGTCCGTATCACCGGGTTCGATATTCCCTACCCGTACTCCAAGCTCGAAATGCACCATCTGCCCGGCCTGGACCGGATCCTCGACGGCGTGGACCGCGCCCTCGGACGCCCGAACTCCCTCAGCGGGTTGGAAGGATGA
- a CDS encoding cation acetate symporter — protein MIGIATAVDVADLKETTLLNMGIFGLFVAVTMVIVLRASRNNKTAADYYAAGRSFTGSQNGTAIAGDYLSAASFLGITGAIAINGYDGFMYSIGFLVAWLVALLLVAELLRNTGKFTMADVLSFRLKQRPVRIAAAISTLAVCFFYLLAQMAGAGSLISLLLGISDWGGQALVIIVVGALMIMYVLIGGMKGTTWVQIIKAILLIAGAAVMTFWVLAIYGFNVSSLLGAAVDTAGNPAVLNPGLQYGKTETSKLDFMSLGLALVLGTAALPHVLMRFYTVPTAKEARKSVVWSIWLIGLFYLFTLVLGYGAAALVGAETIKSAPGGVNSAAPLLAFHLGGPLLLGFISAVAFATILAVVAGLTITAAASFAHDIYASVISKGKADADTEVKVARRTVVVIGVMAILGGIFANGQNVAFLVALAFAVAASANLPTIIYSLFWRRFTTQGAVWSMYGGLGSAIVLIAFSPVVSGLKTSMIPGANFAFFPLSNPGIVSIPLAFLLGWLGTVLDKKREDATKQAEMEVRSLTGVGAEKAVDH, from the coding sequence ATGATCGGGATTGCCACGGCCGTAGACGTTGCCGACCTGAAAGAAACCACGCTGCTCAACATGGGCATCTTCGGGCTGTTCGTCGCCGTCACCATGGTGATTGTGCTGCGGGCCAGCCGGAACAACAAAACCGCGGCGGACTACTACGCTGCCGGCCGCTCGTTCACCGGTTCCCAGAACGGAACGGCCATTGCCGGGGATTACCTGTCGGCCGCATCCTTCCTGGGGATCACCGGCGCCATCGCCATCAACGGCTATGACGGCTTTATGTACTCCATCGGGTTCCTGGTGGCCTGGCTGGTGGCGCTCCTGCTTGTGGCCGAACTCCTCCGGAACACCGGAAAGTTCACCATGGCCGATGTCCTTTCCTTCCGGCTCAAGCAGCGGCCGGTCCGCATCGCGGCGGCCATCTCCACCCTCGCCGTCTGCTTCTTCTACCTGCTCGCGCAGATGGCCGGAGCCGGCAGCCTCATTTCGCTGCTGCTGGGCATCAGCGACTGGGGCGGACAGGCACTGGTGATTATCGTCGTCGGCGCCCTGATGATCATGTACGTCCTGATCGGCGGGATGAAGGGCACCACCTGGGTCCAGATCATCAAGGCGATCCTGCTGATTGCGGGCGCGGCAGTCATGACCTTCTGGGTCCTGGCCATCTACGGCTTCAACGTCTCCAGCCTTCTTGGTGCGGCGGTTGATACCGCCGGCAACCCGGCTGTACTGAACCCCGGCCTGCAGTACGGCAAGACCGAGACCTCCAAGCTGGACTTTATGTCCCTGGGCCTCGCCCTGGTCCTGGGAACGGCTGCCCTGCCCCACGTCCTGATGCGCTTTTACACCGTGCCCACGGCCAAGGAAGCCCGGAAGTCCGTGGTGTGGTCCATCTGGCTGATCGGCCTCTTCTACCTGTTCACCCTGGTGCTGGGTTATGGAGCCGCTGCACTGGTTGGCGCCGAAACCATCAAGTCAGCCCCCGGCGGCGTCAACTCCGCCGCACCCCTGCTGGCCTTCCACCTGGGCGGCCCGCTGCTGCTGGGATTTATCTCCGCCGTAGCCTTCGCCACCATACTCGCCGTGGTGGCCGGGTTGACCATCACCGCCGCAGCCTCCTTTGCCCACGACATCTACGCCAGCGTCATCTCCAAGGGCAAGGCCGACGCCGACACCGAGGTTAAGGTGGCGCGGCGCACCGTCGTGGTCATCGGGGTCATGGCCATCCTGGGCGGTATCTTCGCCAACGGCCAGAATGTGGCCTTCCTCGTGGCGCTCGCCTTCGCAGTCGCGGCGTCGGCTAACCTCCCGACCATCATCTACTCGCTGTTCTGGCGCCGGTTCACCACCCAGGGTGCGGTCTGGAGCATGTACGGCGGCCTGGGCTCGGCCATTGTCCTGATTGCCTTCTCGCCGGTGGTTTCCGGCCTGAAGACCTCCATGATCCCGGGGGCCAACTTCGCCTTCTTCCCCTTGAGCAACCCCGGCATTGTGTCCATCCCGCTGGCGTTCCTGCTCGGCTGGCTGGGTACGGTGCTGGACAAGAAGCGCGAGGACGCGACCAAGCAGGCCGAGATGGAAGTACGCTCCCTGACCGGTGTGGGTGCGGAGAAGGCCGTGGACCACTGA
- a CDS encoding DUF485 domain-containing protein — translation MGNDAHTPDAAASVDFEQVQSTERFQELRKRHRSFVFPMAVAFLLWYFAYVLLADYAVEFMSTKVWGNINVGLILGLLQFVSTFAITGWYVSYSNRKLDPIAAEIRNEIEGHEFDKDGNILSGVTK, via the coding sequence ATGGGTAACGATGCCCACACTCCGGACGCAGCGGCGTCCGTGGACTTCGAACAGGTCCAGTCGACAGAGCGGTTCCAGGAACTGCGCAAACGTCACCGCAGCTTTGTGTTCCCTATGGCCGTGGCATTCCTGCTGTGGTACTTCGCGTATGTCCTGCTGGCTGACTACGCCGTCGAGTTTATGTCCACCAAAGTGTGGGGCAACATCAACGTCGGCCTGATCCTGGGCCTGCTGCAGTTCGTCTCCACGTTCGCCATCACCGGCTGGTACGTCAGCTACTCCAACCGGAAGCTGGACCCCATCGCGGCGGAGATCCGCAACGAAATCGAAGGCCATGAGTTTGATAAGGACGGCAACATCCTGAGCGGAGTGACCAAATGA
- the pdhA gene encoding pyruvate dehydrogenase (acetyl-transferring) E1 component subunit alpha: MSTDRNLIQLITPAGERISHPEFDPWVKDIGDEQLCSLYEDLTVIRRIDVEATALQRQGELGLWPPLLGQEAAQVGSGRALRVDDFVFSSYRENGVAYCRGVDLTDITRVWRGTASSGWDPYSVNMATPQIIIGAQTLHATGYAMGIQNDGADSVAVTYFGDGATSEGDVNEAMVFAASFQAPVVFFCSNNHWAISEPVRLQSHIQIADRAAGFGIPSLRVDGNDVLAVMAATRVALDRARHGGGPTFIEAVTYRMGPHTTADDPTRYRDANELEDWAAKDPILRVKALLERKGLLTDQVQQHVHDKAESVAREIRSGCIGMPDPEPMDIFKHVYSEPNSWLDRQQDHYARYLASFGDPAGATSEEGAR; encoded by the coding sequence GTGTCTACAGACAGGAACCTGATCCAGCTGATTACCCCGGCAGGGGAGCGGATCAGCCACCCGGAGTTTGACCCTTGGGTGAAGGACATCGGGGATGAGCAATTGTGTTCCCTCTACGAGGACCTGACGGTCATCCGGCGGATCGATGTTGAGGCCACCGCCCTCCAGCGTCAGGGCGAGCTCGGTCTTTGGCCCCCGTTGCTGGGGCAGGAGGCGGCGCAAGTCGGTTCCGGCAGGGCCCTGCGCGTGGACGACTTTGTCTTCTCCAGCTACCGGGAAAACGGCGTGGCGTACTGCCGCGGCGTGGACCTGACGGACATTACGCGGGTGTGGCGTGGCACGGCCTCTTCCGGGTGGGATCCGTACTCCGTGAATATGGCCACCCCGCAGATCATCATCGGCGCGCAGACCCTGCATGCCACCGGTTACGCCATGGGCATCCAGAACGACGGCGCGGACTCGGTGGCGGTGACGTACTTCGGCGACGGTGCCACCAGCGAAGGCGATGTCAACGAGGCCATGGTATTTGCCGCCAGCTTCCAGGCACCCGTGGTCTTCTTCTGCTCGAACAACCACTGGGCAATTTCGGAGCCCGTGCGGTTGCAGTCCCACATTCAGATCGCGGACCGGGCCGCCGGATTCGGCATTCCGAGCCTCCGGGTGGACGGCAATGATGTGCTGGCCGTTATGGCAGCCACGCGCGTGGCATTGGACCGTGCCCGGCACGGTGGCGGACCCACCTTCATCGAAGCGGTCACCTACCGCATGGGACCGCACACCACCGCCGACGATCCCACCCGCTACCGTGACGCCAATGAACTGGAGGACTGGGCTGCCAAGGACCCCATCCTGCGGGTCAAGGCCCTGCTGGAACGCAAAGGACTCCTCACGGATCAGGTCCAGCAGCACGTTCACGACAAGGCGGAGTCAGTCGCCCGCGAAATCCGATCGGGCTGCATCGGCATGCCGGATCCGGAGCCGATGGACATCTTCAAGCACGTGTACAGCGAGCCCAACTCGTGGCTGGACCGGCAGCAGGACCACTACGCCCGTTACCTGGCTTCCTTCGGCGATCCCGCGGGAGCCACCTCAGAAGAAGGTGCACGCTGA
- a CDS encoding sensor histidine kinase, with product MPDSPLLTAAAVAVITLAIAVVVGVGIKLLRSFRELGTDAERATYNTLHAASSAGQHLRTGLNPAGAAKASRQLRNLLGCDALAITDTAGVLAWDGAAEELKPRLMELAADVLIGGRTAVLQARDLGTGHASGSFAAVIAPVRAGSRVVGVVAAFAPAAGAGLVRATSEVADWVAVQVELAELDASRTLLMEAEVRALRAQISPHFIYNSLNAIASFINTDPERARELVVEFADFTRYSFRRHGDFTTLAEELRCIDRYLLLERARFGDRVQVSLRIAPEVLSTVIPFLSLQPLVENAVRHGLEAKEGAGHITITANDSGAYAEVTIEDDGVGMDPAELQSMLAGHHDGDHVGLRNVDARLRQVYGDQHGLVIETAPGEGTLITMRVPKSQPGHDA from the coding sequence ATGCCGGACTCCCCGCTCCTGACTGCCGCCGCCGTTGCGGTAATCACCCTGGCAATCGCCGTCGTCGTCGGCGTTGGCATCAAGCTGCTCCGGTCCTTCCGTGAGCTGGGCACCGACGCCGAGCGCGCCACGTACAACACCCTCCACGCTGCATCGAGTGCCGGGCAGCATCTGCGTACGGGCCTCAATCCGGCGGGCGCCGCCAAGGCGAGCCGGCAGCTCAGGAACTTGCTGGGCTGTGATGCGCTGGCCATCACCGATACGGCCGGCGTGCTGGCCTGGGACGGTGCCGCCGAGGAACTGAAGCCCCGGTTGATGGAACTGGCTGCGGACGTCCTGATCGGCGGGCGGACGGCGGTGCTCCAGGCGCGGGACCTGGGGACGGGCCATGCCTCCGGAAGCTTCGCCGCCGTCATCGCGCCGGTCCGTGCGGGCTCACGGGTGGTGGGCGTTGTGGCGGCGTTTGCCCCGGCGGCGGGCGCAGGCCTGGTCCGTGCCACCAGCGAAGTGGCGGACTGGGTGGCCGTCCAGGTGGAGCTGGCTGAGCTGGACGCATCCCGGACGCTGCTGATGGAAGCCGAAGTGCGGGCGCTGCGTGCCCAGATCAGTCCGCATTTCATCTACAACTCGCTGAACGCGATCGCGTCGTTCATCAACACGGATCCGGAGCGGGCGCGCGAGCTGGTGGTGGAGTTCGCTGATTTTACGAGGTACTCGTTCCGGCGCCACGGTGACTTCACCACGCTGGCGGAGGAACTGCGCTGCATCGACCGGTACCTGCTGCTGGAGCGCGCCCGTTTCGGTGACCGCGTCCAGGTCAGCCTGCGGATCGCGCCGGAAGTCCTGAGCACCGTCATCCCGTTCCTGAGCCTGCAGCCGCTGGTGGAGAACGCCGTCAGGCATGGCCTGGAGGCCAAGGAAGGGGCGGGCCACATCACCATCACGGCCAATGATTCGGGCGCCTATGCGGAAGTGACAATAGAGGACGACGGCGTGGGGATGGACCCTGCCGAGCTCCAGTCGATGCTGGCCGGGCACCACGACGGCGACCACGTGGGGCTGCGCAACGTGGACGCCCGGCTCCGGCAGGTTTACGGGGACCAGCACGGCCTGGTGATCGAGACGGCCCCGGGCGAGGGAACGCTGATCACCATGCGCGTGCCCAAGTCCCAGCCCGGCCACGACGCCTGA
- a CDS encoding LytTR family DNA-binding domain-containing protein codes for MINVLVADDELPAVEELAYLLGKDDRIGVIHRAISGTEALRALNTATVDVVFLDIHMPAVSGLDVARAIARSSKPPVVVFVTADEDCALEAFELAAVDYLLKPVRAERLSRTVGRISELLRDGGGTAPEMITVDQGGTTRMIRRDDVTYVQAQGDYARLHTADASYLIRVPLADLEQQWAEAGFIRTHRSYLVALKHVQSMKLTADKPSVSVAGAGLPISRRHLPTVREKLEATRIRPQA; via the coding sequence ATGATTAATGTCCTCGTCGCCGACGACGAGTTACCCGCCGTGGAGGAGTTGGCCTATCTCCTGGGAAAGGATGACCGGATCGGGGTCATCCACCGGGCCATTTCGGGCACAGAAGCGTTGCGGGCCCTGAACACCGCAACGGTTGACGTCGTCTTCCTGGATATTCACATGCCCGCCGTGTCCGGCCTTGATGTTGCCCGCGCCATCGCGCGCAGCAGCAAACCGCCGGTGGTGGTGTTTGTCACCGCGGACGAGGACTGCGCCCTGGAGGCGTTCGAGCTTGCCGCCGTGGACTACCTCCTTAAGCCCGTCCGGGCCGAGCGGCTGTCCCGGACGGTGGGACGGATCAGCGAGCTGCTGCGCGACGGCGGCGGCACCGCCCCCGAGATGATCACCGTTGACCAGGGCGGCACCACCAGGATGATCAGGCGCGACGACGTCACATACGTCCAGGCGCAGGGCGACTACGCCCGGCTGCACACCGCGGATGCCAGCTATCTCATCCGGGTTCCGCTGGCAGACCTGGAGCAGCAGTGGGCCGAGGCCGGGTTTATCCGGACGCACCGGTCCTACCTCGTGGCGCTGAAGCATGTGCAGTCCATGAAGCTGACGGCGGACAAACCCAGCGTCTCGGTGGCCGGTGCCGGCCTGCCCATCAGCCGCCGCCACCTTCCCACGGTCAGGGAAAAACTGGAAGCCACCCGGATCCGGCCGCAGGCATGA